The sequence ATACCACACGATGACCATCGGAACTATAGTGAGGAAGTTTATAGCTCGTTCGGCTATCTTGAAAATCCGTAGAAATGAGTTAGTGGTAGTCTTCGATTATTTCAAAGAGCAGGAGGCCTTAAGGGATTATTGCCATAAGATTAACATGCGGGAGGCCAGGATACCATGGCTTCAAAATAGAATCCTCAAATTTGAATTTAAAACTTGCCCTGAATTGCTTGAGCAGGCTAAAATGCGGAAGAAAATTATGCTAAGGCTTTAAGGGCCTGCAACATTTGATGTTATAATTATTTCATGGCACAGAAAGATTACGTGTTTCGTGGAAGGAGCTTTAGCAAAGGGGAGATAAATCTAATCGAGGAGATGGTGGAACAATATTGGGATGAAGGGAGAGGGAAGATCTCAAGGGTAATTTGTATGAGGTTAAATTGGCGCCAGACTAATGGGCGACTAAAAGAGGTTGCCTTAAGAGAGGTGTTATTAAAATTGGAGAGAAGGGGACTAATCTCTCTGCCACCCCCTCGTCCTGCGAGTGGCTATAAGGAAATTAAGTTATTGACTGAAGAAGAGGTGAATTTTAAAGAACCAAATTGGGAGGTAGATTCAAATCTTACAAACATGGATGTGAGATTTGAATTAGTAAAGGCTCCTCAAAAGGAAAGGCTGTGGCGATACTTGATTCAACGTTACCACTACCTGGGATATAAAAGGATTGTTGGGCGATACCTGAAATATTTTGTTTATCTAAGAAACGAATTAGTTGCCCTAATAGGATTTGCCGATGCAATTCTGCACCACCACTTGAGGGACGCCTTTATTGGTTGGGATATACAAACACGCAAGGCAAGGCTTCATCTGATTGTTAATAATGTAAGGTTCTTAATCCTGCCGTGGGTGAAGGTAGGAAACCTTGCCTCAAAGATTTTGTCCAAAGTAGTAAAGATAATGCCTACAGATTGGGAAATTCGCTATGGATATAAACCCCTCTTTTTGGAGACCTTTGTGGATGTTCAGAGATTTAAGGGGACATGTTATAGGGCTGCAAATTGGGTTTATCTTGGAAGTACTAAAGGTAAAGGGA comes from Nitrospirota bacterium and encodes:
- a CDS encoding DUF4338 domain-containing protein, giving the protein MAQKDYVFRGRSFSKGEINLIEEMVEQYWDEGRGKISRVICMRLNWRQTNGRLKEVALREVLLKLERRGLISLPPPRPASGYKEIKLLTEEEVNFKEPNWEVDSNLTNMDVRFELVKAPQKERLWRYLIQRYHYLGYKRIVGRYLKYFVYLRNELVALIGFADAILHHHLRDAFIGWDIQTRKARLHLIVNNVRFLILPWVKVGNLASKILSKVVKIMPTDWEIRYGYKPLFLETFVDVQRFKGTCYRAANWVYLGSTKGKGRRGRRYFFHGVSRHLYIYPLERKAVNKLKSHECQ